From Nycticebus coucang isolate mNycCou1 chromosome 6, mNycCou1.pri, whole genome shotgun sequence, the proteins below share one genomic window:
- the CD276 gene encoding CD276 antigen, which yields MLRGGGRPGTGVHVGAVLGVLWYCLAGAVEVQVPEDPVVALVGTDTTLRCSFSPEPDFSLAQLNLIWQLTDTKQLVHSFTEGRDQGSAYANRTALFPDLLAQGNASLRLQRVRVADEGSFTCFVSIRDFGSAAVSLQVAAPYSKPSMTLEPNKDLRPGDVVTITCSSYRGYPEAEVFWQDGQGASLTGNVTTSQMANEQGLFDVRSVLKVVLGANGTYSCLVRNPVLQQDAHGSVTITGQPMTFPPEALWVTVGLSICLVALLVALAFVCWRKIKQSCEEENAGAEDQDVEGEGSKTALQPLKHSDSKEDEGQEIA from the exons ATGCTGCGTGGAGGGGGCAGGCCTGGCACAGGTGTGCATGTGGGCGCAGTGCTAGGAGTGCTGTGGTACTGCCTCGCAG GAGCAGTGGAGGTCCAGGTCCCTGAAGACCCGGTGGTGGCCCTAGTGGGCACCGACACAACCCTGCGCTGCTCTTTCTCCCCCGAGCCTGACTTCAGCCTGGCGCAGCTCAACCTCATCTGGCAGCTGACAGACACCAAACAGCTGGTGCACAGCTTCACCGAGGGCCGGGACCAGGGCAGCGCCTACGCCAACCGCACGGCTCTCTTCCCCGACCTGCTGGCTCAGGGCAATGCGTCCCTGAGGCTGCAGCGCGTGCGCGTAGCAGACGAGGGCAGCTTCACCTGCTTCGTGAGCATCCGGGACTTCGGCAGTGCTGCGGTCAGCCTGCAGGTGGCGG CCCCCTACTCAAAGCCCAGCATGACTCTGGAACCCAACAAGGACCTGCGGCCGGGGGACGTCGTGACCATCACATGCTCCAGCTACCGGGGCTATCCTGAGGCCGAGGTGTTCTGGCAGGATGGACAGGGTGCGTCCTTGACCGGCAACGTGACCACGTCGCAGATGGCCAACGAGCAGGGCTTGTTCGACGTGCGCAGCGTCCTGAAGGTGGTGCTGGGCGCTAATGGCACCTACAGCTGCCTGGTGCGCAACCCCGTGCTGCAGCAGGACGCACACGGCTCCGTCACCATCACAG GGCAACCCATGACATTCCCCCCTGAGGCCCTGTGGGTGACTGTCGGACTGTCCATCTGTCTTGTGGCACTGCTGGTGGCCCTGGCCTTTGTGTGCTGGCGAAAGATTAAACAGAGCTGTGAGGAGGAGAACGCAG GAGCTGAGGACCAGGATGTGGAAGGAGAAGGATCCAAGACAG CCCTGCAGCCTCTGAAACACTCTGACAGCAAAGAAG ATGAAGGTCAAGAAATAGCCTGA